One segment of Passer domesticus isolate bPasDom1 chromosome 28, bPasDom1.hap1, whole genome shotgun sequence DNA contains the following:
- the ADAM9 gene encoding disintegrin and metalloproteinase domain-containing protein 9 isoform X2: MSRGLVTIGNVTYGIEPMDPSSASKHILYRLDNVKKEPSACGVTTGDQEGEHAEGDLHPTMTQLLRRKRAVLHQTRYVELFIVVDKEKFEDFGKSETEVREHMVQLANFLDSMYVMLNIRIVLVGLEIWKHENIISTDGGAGDVLANFVQWREKNLVLRRRHDSAQFVLKKGFGGTAGMAYVGTVCSKSHAGGINVFGRISIQMFASIMAHELGHNLGMNHDDERVCHCGASSCIMSSGASGSRNFSSCSAEDFEKLTLNKGGSCLLNVPKPDETYSVPYCGNKLVDAGEECDCGSPKECESDPCCEPGTCRLRSGAECAYGDCCKNCQLLPGGTECRASTNECDLPEYCNGTSQFCQPDFTVQNGHPCHNQEAYCYNGVCQYYDAQCQDIFGSKAKAAPNICFAEVNSKGDRFGNCGFHGHDYKKCSSWNAMCGKLQCENVKAMPVFGIKPAIIQTPIRGTTCWGVDFQLGSDVPDPGMVNEGTKCGNGKICRHFQCVSASVLNYDCDVEKQCHGHGVCNNNRNCHCEAGWAPPFCDSKGYGGSVDSGPPYNDKDTSLRNGLLVFFFLVLPLLVAAALAFAKRDRLKRSCRRLMSRCHSSLQSPPPRPDTEPRDYQQRGFSRGMPYPPRAVPMDMHPNTFPVPAYPVNQHPQQAFHQPYYSPPQYPLQQAPRVPSRPPPPQQKVVPQGPPPAQQKCLPQGQYFPSRPAPLPPK, encoded by the exons GCACCAGACAAGATATGTGGAGCTGTTCATAGTTGTGGATAAAGAAAAG TTTGAGGATTTTGGGAAGAGTGAAACAGAAGTAAGAGAACATATGGTGCAGCTGGCAAACTTCCTTGACAGT atGTACGTGATGTTGAACATCCGCATCGTGCTGGTTGGGCTGGAGATCTGGAAGCACGAGAACATCATCAGCACGGacgggggggctggggatgtgcTGGCCAACTTCGTGCAGTGGCGAGAGAAGAACCTCGTGCTGCGCCGGCGGCACGACAGCGCCCAGTTTGTGCT GAAGAAGGGCTTTggtggcacagctggaatgGCCTATGTGGGAACAGTGTGCTCCAAGAGCCATGCAGGAGGCATTAACGTG TTTGGAAGGATCAGTATCCAGATGTTTGCCTCCATCATGGCTCACGAGCTCGGCCACAACCTGGGGATGAACCATGATGATGAAAGAGTCTGTCACTGTGGGGCAAGCAGCTGCATTATGAGCTCTGGAGCATC GGGATCCAGGAacttcagcagctgcagtgcagaaGACTTTGAGAAGCTGACACTCAACAAAGGTGGGAGCTGCCTGCTCAACGTGCCAAAGCCTGATGAGACCTACAGCGTCCCCTACTGCGGGAACAAGCTGGTGGATGCTGGGGAGGAGTGTGACTGTGGCTCACCAAAG GAATGTGAAAGTGATCCGTGCTGCGAGCCAGGAACTTGCAGGCTCCGATCCGGTGCTGAATGTGCTTATGGTGACTGCTGCAAGAACTGCCAG CTCCTTCCTGGAGGCACAGAGTGTCGTGCCAGTACCAACGAGTGTGACCTGCCGGAGTACTGCAATGGCACCTCCCAGTTCTGCCAGCCAGACTTCACGGTGCAGAACGGGCACCCCTGCCACAACCAGGAGGCCTACTGCTACAACGGCGTGTGCCAGTACTATGATGCTCAGTGCCAGGACATCTTTGGCTCCA AAGCCAAAGCAGCCCCCAACATTTGCTTTGCTGAAGTGAATTCCAAGGGGGACAGATTTGGCAACTGTGGTTTCCACGGCCATGACTACAAGAAGTGTTCCAGCTG GAATGCCATGTGTGGGAAGCTGCAGTGTGAAAATGTGAAAGCCATGCCTGTGTTTGGAATCAAGCCTGCTATTATCCAAACTCCCATCAGAGGCACCACGTGCTGGGGGGTGGATTTCCAGCTGGGTTCTGATGTCCCAGACCCAGGAATGGTGAATGAAGGCACCAAGTGTGGTAATGGAAAG ATCTGCAGGCACTTCCAGTGTGTGAGTGCCTCTGTCCTGAACTACGACTGTGATGTGGAGAAGCAGTGCCATGGGCATGGG GTGTGCAACAACAACAGGAACTGCCACTGTGAAGCAGGCTGGGCCCCCCCTTTCTGTGACTCCAAGGGCTACGGGGGCAGCGTGGACAGTGGCCCTCCATACAATG ACAAAGACACCTCTCTGCGCAATGGGCTGCTGGTCTTCTTCTTCCTGGTGCTCCCCCTGCTcgtggctgctgctctggcctttGCCAAGAGGGACAGGCtgaagaggagctgcaggaggctgatGTCCCGCTGCCACTC GTCACTGCAGTCACCTCCTCCTCGGCCAGACACTGAGCCCAGGGACTACCAGCAGAGAGGCTTCTCCCGTGGCATGCCTTATCCTCCAAGAGCTGTGCCCATG GACATGCATCCCAACACCTTTCCTGTCCCAGCTTACCCAGTTAACCAGCACCCTCAGCAGGCTTTCCACCAGCCCTACTACTCCCCGCCGCAGTACCCGCTGCAGCAGGCACCCAGGGTGCCCAGCAG GCCCCCGCCCCCGCAGCAGAAGGTTGTACCTCAGGGACCgcctccagcacagcagaaatgtTTACCTCAGGGACAGTACTTCCCTTCCCGACCGGCACCTCTGCCTCCCAAATAG